A window of Cryptomeria japonica chromosome 3, Sugi_1.0, whole genome shotgun sequence contains these coding sequences:
- the LOC131874106 gene encoding uncharacterized mitochondrial protein AtMg01250-like, translating to MAFKLDISKAYDKVNWDLLFKVLLKLGFNQKMVSMIRECVTTVQFSVLINGTPRGCFKAEKGIRQGDPLSPYLFIMIAEVLSRNVTHLVSNGRLQGFKVASTLPPSNIQQFMDDTFLFGKSSVMEAKGWKILLANYAKALEQCINYEKSNLFFFNTPNELQLRILSILRCKMATLPGTYLGLPLIVKEVTPTF from the coding sequence ATGgcctttaaacttgatatatctaaagcttatgacaaggttaattgGGATCTTCTTTTCAAAGTGCTTCTAAAACTGGGCTTTAACCAAAAAATGGTGAGTATGATTCGGGAATGTGTTACCACAGTTCAGTTCTCAGTtttgattaatgggactcctaggggttGTTTCAAAGCAGAAAAAGGCATCCGGCAGGGTGACCCTCTGTCCCCTTATCTGTTTATCATGATAGCTGAAGTCTTAAGCAGAAATGTGACCCATCTGGTCAGCAATGGCAGGCTCCAAGGGTTCAAAGTGGCCTCCACGCTCCCCCCCTCTAATATTCAACAATTCATGGATGACACCTTTCTATTTGGTAAGTCTTCTGTCATGGAGGCTAAAGGGTGGAAGATCTTACTTGCCAACTACGCCAAGGCTTTAGaacaatgcatcaactatgagaagagtaatctcttCTTTTTCAATACTCCAAATGAACTCCAACTCAGAATCCTCTCTATCCTCAGATGCAAGATGGCAACTCTTCCGGGGACCTACTTGGGCCTCCCTCTCATAGTCAAGGAAGTCACTCCCACCTTCTAG